The following are encoded in a window of Sminthopsis crassicaudata isolate SCR6 chromosome 5, ASM4859323v1, whole genome shotgun sequence genomic DNA:
- the ZEB1 gene encoding zinc finger E-box-binding homeobox 1 isoform X4 — MTSHKSGRDQRHVTQSGGNRKFKCTECGKAFKYKHHLKEHLRIHSGEKPYECPNCKKRFSHSGSYSSHISSKKCIGLMPVNGRSRTGLKPSQCSSPSLSASPGSPARPQIRQKMENKPLQEQLPVNQIKTEPVDYEFKPIVVTSGINCSAPLQNGVFSGGSPLQATSSPQGVVQAVVLPTVGLVSPISINLSDIQNVLKVAVDGNVIRQVLENNHANLASKDQESIGSPTIQPGGHSLISAISLPLVDQDGTTKIIINYSLEQPGQLQVVPQNLKKENSVPTNSCKSEKLPEDLTVKSEKEKHFEGEPNDSTCLMCEDCPGDVKAPPELQPHDPKQPAPLSDPEAGKPEPPVPADPSEGRLSPSQPPLKNLLSLLKAYYALNAQPNAEELSKIADSVNLPLDVVKKWFEKMQAEQVSVQPSEPSSPEPGQGSVPAGDGDPPAPANADKPEDSEGSPRKAAQSPVGPARSGPGSRTPSPSPLNLSSTRNTQGYLYTAEGAPEEPQVEPLDLSLPKQHGELLERSTITSVYQNSVYSVQEEPLNLSCAKKDLQKDSGVTDSDPVVNVIPPSANPINIAIPTVTAQLPTIVAIADQNSVPCLRALAANKQTILIPQVAYTYSTTVSPAVQEASAKVAQPNGNQDERQDTSSEGVSNVEDQNDSDSTPPKKKMRKTENGMYACDLCDKIFQKSSSLLRHKYEHTGKRPHECGICKKAFKHKHHLIEHMRLHSGEKPYQCDKCGKRFSHSGSYSQHMNHRYSYCKREAEERDGPEQEEAGPGALGHEHTGTRASPSPMDSDERESLTREEEEDSEKEEDDEEEKELEELQEEKACGKPQEEEDGEDEEEDEEDEEGEEEEEGERADTEGTRKAGEAPEQAGGVEQEITENGEQGSKEKTHEA; from the exons agacaTGTAACCCAGTCTGGGGGTAACCGGAAATTCAAGTGCAcagaatgtggaaaagctttcaagTACAAACACCACCTTAAGGAGCACTTAAGGATCCACAGCG gAGAGAAGCCATATGAATGCCCAAACTGCAAGAAACGTTTTTCCCATTCTGGTTCCTATAGCTCACACATCAGCAGTAAAAAATGCATCGGTTTGATGCCTGTGAATGGCCGGTCCAGAACAGGGCTCAAGCCGTCGCAGTGCTCCTCGCCGTCTCTGTCGGCATCTCCAGGCAGTCCCGCCAGGCCTCAGATCCGGCAGAAGATGGAAAACAAGCCCTTGCAAGAACAACTTCCAGTAAACCAAATTAAAACGGAACCTGTGGATTATGAATTCAAACCCATCGTGGTTACTTCAGGAATCAACTGCTCGGCCCCTTTACAAAATGGGGTTTTCAGTGGCGGTAGCCCCTTACAGGCTACCAGTTCTCCTCAGGGTGTGGTGCAAGCTGTTGTCCTCCCAACAGTAGGTTTGGTGTCTCCCATAAGTATTAACTTGAGTGATATTCAAAATGTACTCAAAGTGGCGGTGGATGGTAATGTAATACGGCAAGTTCTGGAGAACAATCACGCCAATCTTGCATCCAAAGATCAAGAATCAATTGGCTCGCCAACCATACAGCCCGGTGGCCATTCCCTCATTTCGGCTATCAGTCTTCCTTTGGTTGACCAGGATGGAACGACCAAAATCATCATCAACTATAGCCTTGAGCAGCCTGGTCAGCTTCAGGTTGTTCCCCagaatctgaaaaaagaaaactctgtCCCTACCAATAGTTGCAAAAGTGAAAAGTTGCCCGAAGACCTTACCGtgaaatctgagaaggaaaagcaCTTTGAAGGGGAGCCCAACGATAGCACTTGCCTAATGTGTGAGGACTGCCCGGGAGATGTGAAGGCCCCTCCGGAATTACAGCCCCACGACCCAAAGCAGCCAGCTCCACTCAGCGACCCCGAGGCCGGGAAGCCCGAGCCCCCCGTCCCAGCAGACCCCAGCGAGGGCCGTCTGTCTCCCAGCCAGCCACCCCTAAAAAACCTCCTGTCTCTCCTCAAAGCCTACTATGCTCTGAACGCACAGCCAAATGCAGAAGAGCTCTCCAAAATCGCAGACTCGGTTAACCTGCCCCTGGACGTGGTAAAAAAGTGGTTTGAAAAGATGCAAGCCGAACAGGTTTCAGTCCAGCCGTCGGAGCCGTCCTCCCCCGAGCCCGGCCAAGGGAGCGTCCCCGCTGGTGACGGCGATCCTCCGGCACCTGCGAACGCCGACAAACCCGAGGACAGCGAGGGAAGCCCTAGGAAGGCGGCCCAGTCTCCCGTCGGGCCGGCTCGGAGCGGGCCCGGAAGCCGCACACCGTCCCCATCGCCACTCAACCTTTCTTCAACGCGAAACACCCAGGGTTACTTGTACACAGCGGAAGGTGCCCCCGAAGAGCCTCAAGTCGAACCTCTCGATCTTTCACTACCAAAGCAACACGGAGAACTATTGGAGAGATCCACCATCACTAGTGTTTACCAGAACAGTGTTTATTCTGTCCAGGAAGAGCCCTTGAACTTGTCATGTGCAAAAAAGGATCTGCAGAAGGACAGTGGTGTGACAGACTCAGACCCAGTTGTAAATGTGATCCCACCAAGTGCCAACCCCATCAATATCGCCATCCCCACCGTCACTGCCCAGTTACCTACAATCGTGGCCATTGCTGACCAGAACAGTGTTCCGTGCTTAAGAGCACTTGCTGCCAATAAGCAGACCATCCTGATTCCCCAGGTGGCGTATACCTATTCTACTACGGTCAGCCCTGCAGTCCAAGAAGCATCCGCAAAGGTGGCCCAGCCTAATGGAAATCAG GATGAAAGGCAAGACACTAGCTCAGAAGGAGTGTCTAATGTAGAGGATCAGAATGATTCTGATTCTACACCACCCAAAAAGAAAATGCGGAAGACAGAAAATGGAATGTATGCCTGTGATTTGTGTGATAAGATATTCCAGAAAAGCAGTTCACTGTTAAGACATAAATATGAGCATACAG GTAAACGACCTCACGAGTGCGGAATCTGCAAAAAGGCATTCAAACACAAACATCATTTAATCGAACATATGCGACTGCATTCTGGAGAAAAGCCTTATCAATGTGACAAATGTGGAAAGCGTTTCTCCCACTCGGGGTCTTACTCCCAGCACATGAACCACCGCTATTCCTACTGCAAGAGAGAAGCCGAGGAGCGAGACGGCCCAGAGCAAGAAGAGGCCGGCCCCGGAGCCCTGGGTCATGAGCACACGGGCACCAGGGCCTCTCCCTCCCCGATGGACTCGGATGAGAGAGAGAGCCTAACCcgagaagaggaggaagacagtgaaaaggaggaagatgacGAGGAGGAAAAGGAGCTGGAGGAACTTCAGGAAGAAAAGGCATGTGGAAAAccccaggaggaggaggatggggaggatgaggaagaggacgaggaagatgaggaaggggaggaggaggaggaaggagaaagagcagaCACTGAAGGTACGAGGAAGGCCGGAGAGGCCCCGGAGCAAGCTGGTGGTGTAGAACAAGAAATCACAGAGAATGGGGAACAAGGATCAAAGGAGAAAACACATGAAGCCTAA